Genomic DNA from Rhodothermus bifroesti:
GTACCTGACCTGTGGCCCGAGGGGCAGCTTGTGCTGCTCAATGTTGATGCAGCCTCGTCGCCTAAGGTGCAGTTTGGCAAGGTGACCCCCGAAGGTGGACGGTTGGCCATGAAGGCTGTCGAGCAGGCGGTGCGGCTTTGCCTAGAGGGCCAAGCCGATGCGCTGGTGACGGCACCCATCTCCAAAGAAGCGATCGCTCTGGCGGGCTATACAGACCCCGGCCATACCGAATTTATTGCACGTTTGACCAAGAGCGTGCGCTTCACCATGATGATGGTGGCCGATGGATTGCGTATTGGGTTGGTTACCGGCCACATGCCGCTGGGAGAAGTGCCCAAGCACGTTACGCAGGCGGCGATTTTAGAGAAGGTAGAGATCCTGCATCAAAGCTTGGTTCAAGACTTTGGCATTGATCGGCCTAAAATTGCTGTTCTTGGGCTAAATCCGCATGCAGGGGATGGAGGCGTGCTCGGGCGTGAAGAAACGGAGATCCTCTTACCAGCCATTGCGGCAGCTTGTCGGCAAGGCTATCTGG
This window encodes:
- the pdxA gene encoding 4-hydroxythreonine-4-phosphate dehydrogenase PdxA — encoded protein: MGIDTGRTRLRIAITLGDPNGIGPEIVLKCLADTRLVKFFDPLVVGSAAVLEAHAQAMDLPLPSLLVVERVPDLWPEGQLVLLNVDAASSPKVQFGKVTPEGGRLAMKAVEQAVRLCLEGQADALVTAPISKEAIALAGYTDPGHTEFIARLTKSVRFTMMMVADGLRIGLVTGHMPLGEVPKHVTQAAILEKVEILHQSLVQDFGIDRPKIAVLGLNPHAGDGGVLGREETEILLPAIAAACRQGYLVFGPFPADSFFGIGAYRRYDAVLAMYHDQGLVPFKTLAFESGVNYTAGLPIVRTSPDHGTAYNIAGQGKASPESMRSALYLAWDIARRRKERLAASFTTAAS